Genomic DNA from Coleofasciculaceae cyanobacterium:
GAAAATGGTATTGCCAACAATCACAGAACCAATGACGAACTTTATAGGCATGATACTCTTGTTTTCTGTGATAAGTATCTAAAAATTGCAGAACGTTATTTCTGTCCTCAAGTAAAAAAGTGGCAAAAACTTCAAAGAGATAGGCAAAATTAAATTAAATTAAATTTAATTTCAAGAGCTATTGGCAGTAGTGAACAAGTAATAATACCCAAAACTTTGTTGATGAAAAAAGGGGGAGAAACAACAGAAATTTATATGGATGACGAACTTGTTTAAAATACTGTTTTTTTGCAGTGATTGTCGATCTCATTTGCGATCGCAATACAGAAAGTCTATTCAGATAAGTACGTGTTGCGTTTATTTCACATAGAATATAGACTAAGAGAACAAGTTATAGATTCGAGTGTCATGGCAATGCTAGACAGACAAAGGAAAATACCTATCCCAACTGAAGCAGATATCGAACTATCCGCACAAAGCAGCCGTGTCTTAGCCTCTCTGACTAATTCCCATAGCCACACTCAAAAAATCACAGTAGAATCAGAAAGCGGAAAAGAAGAATCGTTAATGATTCCTTCCGTAGCTTATGAGCTTTTAATTGATATTCTGTCACAACTGTCTCAGGGGAATGCGGTTACTCTCGTTCCAGTTAAAGCTGAATTAAGTACTCAGCAAGCAGCAAACTTATTGAATGTTTCTCGTCCATATTTAATCAAACTGCTTGAATCGGAAGAAATACCCTATTTTAAAGTAGGCAAGCACAGACGAATTCTTGCCAAAGATGTGTATAAATATAAAGCTGAAATTGATGCGAAGCGGAGTCAGTCACTAGATGAACTTACTGCTTTAACAGAGGAATTGGATCTATACGAAGACAATTAAATAATGATTCCCAATTTCACAGTAGTCTACGATGCCTGTGTTTTATACCCGAACACGCTCAGAGATTTATTAATGGAACTGGCTACAAAAGATCTCTACCGAGCAAAATGGACAGATGAAATTCATGATGAGTGGATTAGAAATCTCAAACAAAATAAACCAGACTTACCCACAGAAAAGATTTATCGGGTAAGAGATTTGATGAACGCAAACGTTTGTGATTGTCTCGTTACTGATTATCAATGGTTAATTGAAAAACTAAACTTGCCAGATCCTAATGACCGTCATGTTCTCGCAGCAACTATTCAAGCCAAGGCTGAAGTAATAGTTACCAGTAACCTAAAAGACTTTCCCCAGTCAGAATTAGACAAATACAATATCGAAGCGCAGCACCAAGATACTTTCATTACTAATCTTATCGACCTTCATCCCCTACAGGTTTTTGATGCAGTACAAAAGTGTCATCAGAGACGTAAAAAACCACCTTGTACCTTTGAAGAATATTTGATGAGGCTGCAAAAACAAGAGCTTCCTAACACCGTATCTATGATTAAAAATATGCTTTAAAAGCTTTTACAAATTCTCTTATGTTAATTAATCAAAAAATCGATCTGCTTTTTGCCAATGCTCTTGTGTGATATAAACACCAATAGTAGCTAATGTTCCACCAATGACAGCAGCATCATCAGTGAAACCTAAACCCGTAATTATATCGGGTATAGCATCAGCAGGACTTAAAAAATAGCCTAAAGCAGCTAAAATTGTTCCCTTTACATGAATTGGCGTATTGGAATCCATAGCACAAAAATACATTGCTACTGCATCTCTGACAAATGGAACATACCCAACAAAACGTTTAATTTGGCTGAGAAAATTTTGCATAACTAACTTGATAAATATAAAAACAAATAAAATACATCATATTACAAAAGACTCAAATATGAATATATTTCCTTAAAATTATATTGACACAGCTATAGGTAGATCGAAATCACAGCCTAAAGTATAAACAAAGCCTTGAATTGAGAAATAGCTCTCAATCATTCTCAATTCATGCAGTTACAAGATCGCTCTTGGCGCATTAGCTACTCCAGCAACGAAAATAATCCCATCGCCGATTTTTACATTCCTGCCTTAGAATGCGCGGTGCAATACGATCGCAAGTCAGGATTCTTTGGTAGTGCCATCCTGAGTCAAGTAGCTAGGGGAATTGGGGCTATGCTGCACAATCAGGGCAAGATGCGCTTGATTATGGGCTGCCAGTTTAGTCCCCAGGATATAGCAGCGATAGAAAAGGGTTATGAATTGAGAGAGGCTTTAGCTTTTCGTCTAGAAGCTGACTTGCAAGCACCAGAAAACTTTGTTCAATTAAAACACTTCGAGATTCTTAGCTGGTTGATTGCCAATGAATATTTAGATATTAAAATTGCCGTACCTACCAAGGATAAAGGTATTCCGATTGAAAGCGATCGCTTGCTCGATCCACAGCACATATTTCACGAAAAGGTAGGAATTTTTACCGATAGTAAGGGCGATCGCCTTGCTTTTAGTGGCTCAAACAATGAATCTTTGGGCGGATGGGAGAAAAATGTAGAATCCTTTCATGTTTATTGCGATTGGGAAGGCGATCGCGATTTAGAGAGGGTTAACGAAGAAGCTTATAGGTTTGAACAGCTTTGGAACGATCTATCTCCCAATGTTAAAATTTTCGATCTGCCAGAAGCAGTAAAGCGGAAACTCTTAAAGTATACTCCTGACAGTAAGCCAAGTTGGAAAAAAGAATCAGAACTAAAAGAAGAACAATACAGTCGTTCGGAAGTTTTAATTGAGAAGGAGGAAGACAAAAGCTTAGAGTTACCAAAATCTCAGTCTAAGCTTCCCGATCCTTGGGAAATTGAAAAAGAGAAGCAAGCTTTTGGGCAATTATTAAATATTCATCAGCATCCAGGTTGCTTAGATTTTTGCCTAAAATCGATTCCCATTCAACCTTGGGCGCATCAGTTAAAAATCTTACGTCGAGTTGCCGATAAATTTCCTTGTAGCTTTCTCATTGCCGATGAAGTCGGTTTGGGTAAAACCATTGAAACTGGGCTAATTCTGCGCTATTTAATAGTCAGTAAAAAGGTAAAAAGAGTTTTAATTCTTGCCCCTGCTAGCGTTCAACCCCAATGGCAAGAAGAATTGAGAGAAAAGTTTAATCTCCATTTTTGGAGTTACAGTCAAGGTAAATTTAAAGACTGCTATGGAACAACTACCACGCCAGCTTTAAATCCCTGGAACACTCAAGATTTAGTTTTAGCCTCATCCCATTTAGTCCGACGCACTGAAAGGATAGAAGAACTATTAGCAGCCGAACCTTGGGATTTAGTTATTCTCGATGAGGCACACCACGCCCGTCGTAAAAGCCCCCAACAGCGTAAAGATACCCCAAATCGCTTGCTTCAATTGATGCAGCAGTTGCGAAACAAAACCGAGTCTCTAATTCTCCTGTCTGCTACTCCAATGCAAATCGATCCCATAGAAGTATTCGATCTACTGGATATTTTGGGATTAGAAGGTCATTGGAGTTATGGCGAAAATTTCTGCAATTACTTTGCTTCGCTTTCAGATCGACCAGATAGCCACACTTTAGACTTCTGGCAAACCATGTCTGTTGATTATTTTTGTCGCGGTGGTAGTGAATGCGATCGCTTGGAAGAACATTTAACAAATGGCGATCGCTTGCTGGCTTATAAACTGCGAGATACCTGGAAAGATGGCAAAAGTATTGTCAATCCTAAGAAATTAGCCAAAGATACTCCTTTTCTAAATGCTTCCCGCCATTATCTAACCGTTAATACCCCTCTCAAAGATTTGATGTTCCGCCATACCCGCGATACTTTGAGGCAATATTACCAACTAGGTATTTTAGACCGAGATATTCCCCGAAGGTTAGTCAGCGATAATGCGATCGCTCTCGAACCAAACCGAGAAGTACCTTTATACCAAGCTGTTAGCGATTATGTACGTCACTTTTATAAATTGGCACAAAAAGAAAACCGTAAAGCCCTGGGCTTTTTAATGACTTTATATCGCAAACGTCTTACAAGTTCCTTTTACGCCATCCGCGAATCTCTCCAGAGACGCTTAGAAGGCATTAACAATATTTCCCAAGACGATCTTAGCGACTTGGATGATGCCGACGATGCAGTCATTACAGGACTAGAAGCCTATTTAGAAGAACCAGTAGACCCCAAAGAAATTGAATATCTCGAAGACTTACTACGGCAGTTTGAGAATACAGGAGAAGATAGCAAGCTATCCCATTTCCTAACTATTTTGCGTCGAGAACTGAGTCAAAGAGAAAGCGCGATCGTGTTTACTCAATATACTGACACGATGGATTATTTAAGAGAGAACTTACAGCAGCTATATGGTTCTCAAGTAGCTTGCTATTCAGGAAGAGGAGGCGAGTTGTATCGAGCAGGAGAATGGCAAACAGTACCCAAAGAACAAATCAAAAAACAGTTTCGCGAAGGTACAATCAAACTGCTACTCTGTACCGAATCTGCCAGCGAGGGCTTAAACCTTCAAACCTGTGGGGTACTAGTTAACTACGATCTACCTTGGAATCCTATGAGAGTAGAACAGCGTATCGGTAGAATCGATCGCATCGGTCAAGTTTATCCCACAGTTCATATCCATAACTTCTATTACGACGGTACGGTAGAAGCAAAAGTATATCGAAGATTGCGCGATCGCATTGATGCTTTTCAAACTGTAGTGGGCAATTTACAGCCGATTTTAGCTCAAGTTCCCACTTTTATCGAACAAGCCGTTATGAGTGCCGATCCTGAAGAAGAAGGAGTATTACTAGCAGAATTCGAGCAGGTGTTGGACACTCCACCCTTACGCCCTGGCTTAGAGGAAATGAGCGCAATGGATGTCCAAGCTGACTTAAAAGAAATTCGTAAACCACTTGTTTCTAGTCCTGTTACTCCAGAACAAATAGAAGCACTCTTTACTAACTGCCGAATGTTAATAGCTGAAAATATCTTTTTTGAATCAAAGGGCAATCGCGTCTGGGAAATGACTTACAAAAACAAAGTCTATTCTGTAACTTTTTATCCTGAAGTTTTTGATGAAAACCCTTCTTTGCGATTGATGACTTTTGGCGATTATTTATTTCAAAAGATATTAGAAGTAATAATTTCTGAACGCGATCGATTATATTGCATTCATCAGCAAAATACCCACACACCCTAAAAGTGTAAAGATAGGAACGATCCAAGCAATTATTACCGTTTGACGGACATATTTTGTTGTTGTTTCAGTTTGTACCACTAGCTGTTGCTGCTTCTTGAGTAAAACCGAAACTGAGTTAACTAAGCCTGTTGAGATCGTCTGAAGATTCCGCTCCCGCGTTGCCAATTCTTCGATTGCTCGAAGCAGTTTGGTATCTAATTGCTGCTGATTCTGCTCGATATTTTGTAGCTGCCCATTTAGCTGCTCACTAATCCAGTTAGAGATATCGGCTATCTGAGTTGTATAAGCCTCAGCCGACTCTTCAAGCTCTTGTTTTGCCCTAACTATCTTCTCCCCAGAAGCTCCTAATACTTCAACAGCAGCTATGTTCTGTGCCACACAAAAATAAAAATCGAACAACTCATTGTTGAGAAAGTACTGATTATCATTCAGCCATCGATATACTCGCTGTATAATTTCTGGCTTCTCTTTACCTAGTCTTTGCTCAATAAATTCTTGTAGCTCTTGCTGCTGTTGAGGTAAAGTTGGCTTCTTTAAATAAGTCACGCTTTTAACCTCAAGCTTTCAACCTTAAAACCAGCATCATCTAGCACAGCATATACTCGTCTCATATATCCCCGTAATCCTGCTAACTGAGCCGTACTAAACTCCGAATGTCTTCTGGCTTCGGTAAAACTTAGAGCATTTTTATATACTGTAGTCGCTGTATCGAACCTCAACTTCGGTAAGTCAATTACCTTCAACTCATATTTCGCAATTAACTCGGTCGTAATAAATTGGTCAAAGCTATCCCAGTCCTCACATCTGCCCAAGTTTCTAACTAATATATGAGTCGCATTATCTTTAACAAACTCTAGCGTCCTCAAAAAACCCTCATAGCATTCAACTGAGTCATCCAGCACGTACCAATTCTGAATCTCCACCCCTAGATCTTTTGAAGCCTCTAAAATATCGCTAGCTGTCAACCAGTGATTAAACGCTTCTTCTACATTCCCTGGCAGATCCACTAACACCAATTTCTCTAAAGCCAAATCTAAAATCTTATCTGGTATCTTTAGATTGCGATCTAACTCACTAAATCTAGTCGGCAAAGCAAACTCAGGATAAGCTTTCAAAAAACTCTCTTGTCTATCCGCATCCACCGCATAAAAATCTAGCTCCGATTCTAGACAGTAAGCAGCCTTTAATTTAGATAGCAGTGTCTTCCCCACACCACCTTTCTTACAGTTAGATATTTGAATACCTGGACGAGTTGGAATTATTGTCGATGTCGATTCCGTCTTGTCTATTTTGACTTTGACCATGATGATTTATTTACTCGCAAATAACTTATCTACTGCCGACTGCTTCCTATCTGGTTGATTGGTCTGACTATTTACTTCTGTTTCGATTTGTTCAGGCTCTTTGGTCGGCAAGATCGAACTAACGGTATTAGTTTCTTCCTTTGCCTCTTCATTCAAAGAACGACGATATTCAGTGTGATATTGCTTTAACGTAGCAGCACTAATCTTGACACCACTTTCTGTTATCGATTCAGCCAAGTCATCATATTCACATCCTCTAGCTAAAGCTGCCTCAATTCTCAGATGTAACTTAGCCACTAGCGTTCTCAAATACCCTGGTTTTGATGCCTTGTCTTTTGTCTTATCAATCTTCTTGGCAATCGCTTTCTCTATTGGACTTAGTTCCGACTGATTCATTTTCTTTTTTTTGTTTCACTTATTTGATTATTGTGCCAAATATTCGGTAAATAAAACAATTTATTTAACAAAAAAAATCACTTTCAGTGAGATAAGTTATGTTTAACAAGGCTAGTTATATACTGGTTTAAATTCCACACCTGATGCACCCTTGGTGAGAATAAAATAAATTATTGAGGTTTTATAAATAAATATAGATTAGGTATTTTTGGCTATTTTTAAACATCAATAATAAGAAATATAAATTGTTTTTTAAGCAGTAGTTTTAAATAATTAAAAATGTCACCATCAAAAAAGATTAAACAAGCAAAATAATTAAAGATGGTTTGCTCAATTGGTAGACTTTACGCCAAAGTAAATGACTATGCGACTGACAATTACTACACTCAAAACCAAGGATTAGATAATAGTCAGTGGTATGGGCAAGGTGCAGAAATACTCGGTCTTAATGGTCAAGTTTCAACGGAAGAATATAACAATGCCTATCAAGGACTAGACAATCGAGGAAATCCTTTACGTCAAAGGCAATCAGGCAAAAAATATAATCCAGGCAGAGATATTACGTTATCTGCTCCCAAATCAGTGACGCTACTAGGTCTAGTAAAAGAAGATAAGGAAGTAATCGCAGCTCACAAAGAAGCAGTAAAAACCACTCTTACTTATATAGAGAGAAACTGTATCTTTACTAGAACGGGTAAAGGAGGAGTAAATCACCTCCAGACAGACAATGCTTTATTCGCTATCTTTCAACATGACGATAATCGCAACCTAGATCCCCAACTCCATAGCCACTGTGTAATTTTTAATCAGACACAAGCAGCAGATGGCAAATGGCGTTCTATGGACAACCGCGAGCTATACCAGCAGAAGATGACTATTGGTATGGTCTACCATCACGAGCTTGGTAGAAGAATTCAAACCCTCGGATATGAACTCGACTGGAACCGCGATGGTACTTTTGATGTTCGAGGTTATAGTCAATCTCAGTTAAAAGAATTTAGCACTCGTAAACAGGAGATAGAAAAAGCTGTAGGAGTTGAAGCTAGTGCAGCAACCAAAGCAAGAGCCTGCACTACAACACGTAAAAGCAAAGTACATCAGGCGGAGTCAGAAAGAAGAGAGCTTAAACAAATATGGCAGCAAAGAGCCAAGCAGTTAGATATTCGACATCCTCAAGTCAATGATCGACATCAGCAGGTTACTAATTTAAAAGATAAAAGTAAATTAGTAATTGAAGCTACAGAGATAGTTAGCGAACGCCAGGTCGCTTTTCCCAGGCATATTCTTCTTAAAGAATCTCTGCGACAATCTCAAGGTGAGTATTGTATTGAAGATTTAGAAAGAGAGATTAATCAAAGTAGTAGTTTAATTAAAACTCAAGATGGCAGATTAACGACCGAAGCAGCAATAGATAGAGAAAAACAGATTCTTTATCTGGCTAGAAACAGCAAAGAAAAATATAGTCCCCTAGCAGATATAGAGACTGCTAAACATCAAGCTCAAAAACTAGGACTAAATAAAGCTCAGGCGATTGCTCTGAAGAATTTTGTAAATAGTCGGGATGGTGTAATACTTTGCCAAGGTGATGCAGGAGTAGGCAAAACTTACACCGTAAAAGCTCTAAAAGAAACTATTGACCGAGATATTTCAATGCGGGGTTTAGCTCCCAGTGCCTCTGCTGCGGGAGAACTAAGCAAAGGTGCGGATATCAATTGTCAAACCTTAGATGCTTATCTCAAGATTTCGATAAAGTCACTGCCCAAGAACGAACTAATTGTGGTGGATGAAGCGGGGATGATTAGCAGTACTCAAATGAAAAACCTGCTAGAAAGAGGTGAACAAACAAACTCCCGCATACTCCTAATTGGTGATACAAAACAGCTAGCTGCGGTACAGGCTGGTTCACCTCTTAAACTGCTTCAAGAAAAAGCCAAATTACCGACCATCAGAATCGATAAAAATGTCAGACAACAGAATGTACAGCTAAAAGAAGTAGTCGATCTATTATCCGCAGGAGAGATAAAGCAGGGATATCAAAAGCTCAACGAACAAAACAGCGTTAAGCAGATACCGATTGATAGTTTGAGATTGAAGGCTGTGGTCAATGACTACCTAACAAGAGATGTAAAGACTCAATCTCAAACCTTGATTTTAGCGGGGACAAACAAAGAAAAAGAAGTCATCACTAAGCAGGTACGGCAAGGCTTAATCGAGCAGGATAAATTAAGTCGGCACTCTCAACAAATTCATATACTCACGCCCAAGGATTTAGATAAATTCACCCTAATTCAAGCCAACGGTTATGAGATAGGAGACGTAGTTAAGTTCAGCCATACCAGTGCCAGATTTAGTAAAGATCTCTACTACCGAGTTGATGCCGTAGACAGTCAAACCAAAACTCTGATTCTCAGAGATAGCCTAGGCAACAAACAAGATTTAGAACTGAATACTTATAAAGACCGTGCCGTATTTCAATCTGAGACTCGCGAGCTTCGTTGTGGAGAACAAATGAAGTTTACCCGCAACCACTATCAGAATCAACAGAAGCAGATTAATGGGCAACAGTTCACTGTGTTGGGCTTTAACGCTAATGGACAAATAGAAATAAAGACTAAAGGCAAAACTCAGACAGTTAATCCCGATGCTCTCTTATATTCCGACTATCGCTACGTCGATACAGTCCACAGTAGCCAGGGTAAGACAGCTAACTACTGCATCTATGCTGTGGGTTCTGGTAAGTCTCTCATGCTAGGCAGAGAAAGTTTCTACGTCGCAGCATCTAGAGCCAAACATGAATTTAAAGTATATACCGCTAGTACAAAAGCTTTAGGACTATCAATCGAAAAATCTAGAGGGCAGGAGAATGCTCTCAATCTAATTATGAAACAAAAACTCGACAGCCAATTATCGACTCCATCTAGAGAACAAGAGTTCAAATTACTTGTTTCGGCTAAGTATCTAGTTGAAAGCCAAGGAATACTAGACCCTAATAATTCTCACAGTAAGAGTTATAAGTCAGCAGATGGAACAGAAATTAAACGAGATAAGGATTCTCTGACTGTTACCCATCAAGATAAAGAACTCGTTTTTAATCGAGATAACTCTACGGTCAGAAATACTTTTACTGTCAACGAAATAGACCGCCAAATTCAATCCAGAAATCTGGAGATGCAGCAGCACCTCAATCAAAATCGTACTCAAACTCAATCATTAACAATCGGTAGATCATGAAAGCCAAAAATAACGATAATTCTTCTTTGATAGCAACATTCATGATGCTTGCCATACTCTTATTAGTTTTGTGGGGAGTGAAAAATACAGAGGTTGCTTTGTTTCTGATTGAGCATCCAGTTGTAATTTTGCCCTATGTGTTTGAAAAACTAGTAGATAAGTTTGGCTATTTTAAATTAATCTTTATTGGGTTTATCATCGCTTTTATCCTAATATTTCTGCTAGTCAAACCTGATGATAAGCTTATCAAGCACAATCGAAATGTGATTCGGGGATCGAAAGTACTACCTTTTCGCCAACTTAAAAGCATACTAAAAAAACTACCAAGACTTAAGAAACAGCCTCAATTAAAAATTGCAGGTATGCCCATTCCTGCCAAGCTAGAAAATCGTGGCTTCTTTATGTTTGGTTCTCCTGGGACTGGTAAAACTCAGGCTATCAGCCAGATGACGGATATCATCAGCAAAAGAACAGATTTCCGCGCTATTGTCTTCGATCGCAATGGGGAGATGTTAGAGAAATTCTACAATCCTAGAAGAGATTTTATTTTCAATCCCTTTGATGCTCGTTCTGTCCACTGGAGTCATGTTCATGAGGCAGCTAGATCTGAAACTATGGCAGCAGCGTTGATTCCACAAGAGTCCGCCAAAGAGCCTTTTTTCTCTAATGCAGGTAGAGCGGTAATGGCAGAGTTGTTTCGCCAGACTAAAAGCAACGCCGAACTATGGGAGTTATTAAAAAGCGATACCAAAACTTTAAGCTCATTTATCTCAGGAACTTTAGCTGCTAGATATTTAGACGAAGAAAGAGCAGCAACTTCGGTGCTGTCTACTGCTTCTAACTACTGTCAGTTTT
This window encodes:
- a CDS encoding PIN domain-containing protein; the encoded protein is MIPNFTVVYDACVLYPNTLRDLLMELATKDLYRAKWTDEIHDEWIRNLKQNKPDLPTEKIYRVRDLMNANVCDCLVTDYQWLIEKLNLPDPNDRHVLAATIQAKAEVIVTSNLKDFPQSELDKYNIEAQHQDTFITNLIDLHPLQVFDAVQKCHQRRKKPPCTFEEYLMRLQKQELPNTVSMIKNML
- a CDS encoding type IV secretion system DNA-binding domain-containing protein yields the protein MKAKNNDNSSLIATFMMLAILLLVLWGVKNTEVALFLIEHPVVILPYVFEKLVDKFGYFKLIFIGFIIAFILIFLLVKPDDKLIKHNRNVIRGSKVLPFRQLKSILKKLPRLKKQPQLKIAGMPIPAKLENRGFFMFGSPGTGKTQAISQMTDIISKRTDFRAIVFDRNGEMLEKFYNPRRDFIFNPFDARSVHWSHVHEAARSETMAAALIPQESAKEPFFSNAGRAVMAELFRQTKSNAELWELLKSDTKTLSSFISGTLAARYLDEERAATSVLSTASNYCQFYDCLTQPQNKAKALSFYEWGRSDSSSWIFVTLREDESELLRPLHSLIFELMLKGLLSNEHRTMKTAIVIDELGALNQLPSLHRLLSESRKFLGCPILGTQTEAQIIDKYGQQQTRTILQGTKTKLILGCADPQTAETMAKVIGRQEYCYTAENQSRSRHTGKSGSGRTDSFNEQLREGYAVMPDQLANLPDLRGYLKIAEYCAPIKLKPKKFSVRAKKFVPLVDSAINYGEQTIEEQWSDSEDDLDE
- the mobF gene encoding MobF family relaxase — its product is MVCSIGRLYAKVNDYATDNYYTQNQGLDNSQWYGQGAEILGLNGQVSTEEYNNAYQGLDNRGNPLRQRQSGKKYNPGRDITLSAPKSVTLLGLVKEDKEVIAAHKEAVKTTLTYIERNCIFTRTGKGGVNHLQTDNALFAIFQHDDNRNLDPQLHSHCVIFNQTQAADGKWRSMDNRELYQQKMTIGMVYHHELGRRIQTLGYELDWNRDGTFDVRGYSQSQLKEFSTRKQEIEKAVGVEASAATKARACTTTRKSKVHQAESERRELKQIWQQRAKQLDIRHPQVNDRHQQVTNLKDKSKLVIEATEIVSERQVAFPRHILLKESLRQSQGEYCIEDLEREINQSSSLIKTQDGRLTTEAAIDREKQILYLARNSKEKYSPLADIETAKHQAQKLGLNKAQAIALKNFVNSRDGVILCQGDAGVGKTYTVKALKETIDRDISMRGLAPSASAAGELSKGADINCQTLDAYLKISIKSLPKNELIVVDEAGMISSTQMKNLLERGEQTNSRILLIGDTKQLAAVQAGSPLKLLQEKAKLPTIRIDKNVRQQNVQLKEVVDLLSAGEIKQGYQKLNEQNSVKQIPIDSLRLKAVVNDYLTRDVKTQSQTLILAGTNKEKEVITKQVRQGLIEQDKLSRHSQQIHILTPKDLDKFTLIQANGYEIGDVVKFSHTSARFSKDLYYRVDAVDSQTKTLILRDSLGNKQDLELNTYKDRAVFQSETRELRCGEQMKFTRNHYQNQQKQINGQQFTVLGFNANGQIEIKTKGKTQTVNPDALLYSDYRYVDTVHSSQGKTANYCIYAVGSGKSLMLGRESFYVAASRAKHEFKVYTASTKALGLSIEKSRGQENALNLIMKQKLDSQLSTPSREQEFKLLVSAKYLVESQGILDPNNSHSKSYKSADGTEIKRDKDSLTVTHQDKELVFNRDNSTVRNTFTVNEIDRQIQSRNLEMQQHLNQNRTQTQSLTIGRS
- a CDS encoding YkvA family protein; translated protein: MQNFLSQIKRFVGYVPFVRDAVAMYFCAMDSNTPIHVKGTILAALGYFLSPADAIPDIITGLGFTDDAAVIGGTLATIGVYITQEHWQKADRFFD
- a CDS encoding excisionase family DNA-binding protein, whose protein sequence is MAMLDRQRKIPIPTEADIELSAQSSRVLASLTNSHSHTQKITVESESGKEESLMIPSVAYELLIDILSQLSQGNAVTLVPVKAELSTQQAANLLNVSRPYLIKLLESEEIPYFKVGKHRRILAKDVYKYKAEIDAKRSQSLDELTALTEELDLYEDN
- a CDS encoding helicase-related protein, whose amino-acid sequence is MQLQDRSWRISYSSNENNPIADFYIPALECAVQYDRKSGFFGSAILSQVARGIGAMLHNQGKMRLIMGCQFSPQDIAAIEKGYELREALAFRLEADLQAPENFVQLKHFEILSWLIANEYLDIKIAVPTKDKGIPIESDRLLDPQHIFHEKVGIFTDSKGDRLAFSGSNNESLGGWEKNVESFHVYCDWEGDRDLERVNEEAYRFEQLWNDLSPNVKIFDLPEAVKRKLLKYTPDSKPSWKKESELKEEQYSRSEVLIEKEEDKSLELPKSQSKLPDPWEIEKEKQAFGQLLNIHQHPGCLDFCLKSIPIQPWAHQLKILRRVADKFPCSFLIADEVGLGKTIETGLILRYLIVSKKVKRVLILAPASVQPQWQEELREKFNLHFWSYSQGKFKDCYGTTTTPALNPWNTQDLVLASSHLVRRTERIEELLAAEPWDLVILDEAHHARRKSPQQRKDTPNRLLQLMQQLRNKTESLILLSATPMQIDPIEVFDLLDILGLEGHWSYGENFCNYFASLSDRPDSHTLDFWQTMSVDYFCRGGSECDRLEEHLTNGDRLLAYKLRDTWKDGKSIVNPKKLAKDTPFLNASRHYLTVNTPLKDLMFRHTRDTLRQYYQLGILDRDIPRRLVSDNAIALEPNREVPLYQAVSDYVRHFYKLAQKENRKALGFLMTLYRKRLTSSFYAIRESLQRRLEGINNISQDDLSDLDDADDAVITGLEAYLEEPVDPKEIEYLEDLLRQFENTGEDSKLSHFLTILRRELSQRESAIVFTQYTDTMDYLRENLQQLYGSQVACYSGRGGELYRAGEWQTVPKEQIKKQFREGTIKLLLCTESASEGLNLQTCGVLVNYDLPWNPMRVEQRIGRIDRIGQVYPTVHIHNFYYDGTVEAKVYRRLRDRIDAFQTVVGNLQPILAQVPTFIEQAVMSADPEEEGVLLAEFEQVLDTPPLRPGLEEMSAMDVQADLKEIRKPLVSSPVTPEQIEALFTNCRMLIAENIFFESKGNRVWEMTYKNKVYSVTFYPEVFDENPSLRLMTFGDYLFQKILEVIISERDRLYCIHQQNTHTP